Proteins encoded in a region of the Anopheles aquasalis chromosome 2, idAnoAquaMG_Q_19, whole genome shotgun sequence genome:
- the LOC126572332 gene encoding galactokinase-like isoform X2, whose translation MNPEEGVEMLSRVISFDEVVKTSIETFRNTFGTDPDVAACAPGRVNLIGEHVDYNDGFVLPMALQMATVIVGRRNGTESCCNVVTCSDGIQEDAKRAQFDSSAIAKGSPKWLNYVKGVMFHYRQPVPGFDAVIHTNVPVGSGLSSSAALEVSTLTFLEQLTGQRAGSGSAADGAKICQRAEHTFANVPCGIMDQLIAIGGRADHALLIDCRSLETEPIPFAASGLAVLICNSSVKHELSSSEYPVRRKQCQDALALMGLASYRDATLDHLKALENANEVLVRRARHVITEIQRTTEAANALKANDFVKMGQLMTESHRSLSEDFDVSCHELDLLVEATLAARGVLGTRMTGGGFGGCTVTLLERSALADVVKEVDTIYSRKTGGKYRARFYLAEASDGTRPIDLSKYLG comes from the exons AT GAACCCGGAAGAAGGCGTCGAAATGCTGTCCAGGGTAATTAGTTTTGATGAGGTTGTTAAAACATCAATCGAAACGTTCCGCAACACGTTCGGCACCGATCCGGACGTGGCCGCCTGTGCACCGGGCCGGGTCAACCTAATCGGGGAGCATGTCGACTACAACGATGGCTTCGTCCTGCCGATG GCACTGCAGATGGCCACGGTAATCGTGGGCCGACGGAACGGTACCGAGTCGTGCTGCAACGTGGTCACCTGCTCCGACGGTATCCAGGAGGACGCAAAGCGGGCCCAGTTCGACAGTAGCGCCATCGCCAAGGGATCACCCAA ATGGTTGAACTACGTGAAGGGCGTGATGTTCCACTATCGTCAACCGGTGCCCGGGTTCGATGCGGTCATCCACACCAACGTACCGGTCGGTAGCGGACTGTCCAGTTCGGCCGCGCTCGAAGTGTCGACGTTAACCTTCCTCGAGCAGCTCACTGGGCAGCGCGCTGGTAGTGG GAGTGCCGCGGATGGTGCGAAGATTTGCCAGCGGGCGGAACACACGTTCGCCAATGTTCCCTGTGGCATCATGGATCAACTGATTGCGATCGGTGGCCGGGCTGACCACGCACTGCTCATCGATTGTCG CTCGCTCGAGACGGAACCGATCCCCTTCGCAGCGTCCGGGCTGGCGGTGTTGATTTGCAACTCGAGCGTGAAACATGAGCTGTCGTCGAGCGAGTATCCGGTACGGCGGAAGCAATGCCAGGACGCACTGGCGCTGATGGGACTGGCAAGCTACCGGGACGCGACGCTCGACCATCTGAAGG CGCTCGAGAACGCGAACGAGGTGCTGGTACGCCGGGCACGGCACGTCATCACCGAGATCCAGCGAACGACCGAGGCCGCCAACGCACTGAAGGCGAACGATTTCGTGAAG ATGGGTCAACTGATGACGGAATCGCACCGATCGTTGAGTGAAGACTTTGACGTGTCCTGCCACGAGCTCGATCTGCTCGTAGAGGCAACGCTGGCAGCGCGCGGTGTCCTGGGCACACGGAtgaccggtggtggctttGGTGGATGTACCGTTACGCTCCTCGAACGCAGCGCGCTGGCCGACGTGGTGAAGGAAGTGGATACGATCTATTCGCGCAAAACGGGCGGCAAATATCGGGCACGGTTTTATTTGGCAGAGGCCAGTGACGGCACGAGACCGATCGATCTGAGTAAATACCTTGGATGA
- the LOC126572332 gene encoding galactokinase-like isoform X1 — translation MFEWQPIGPIVCSSAFWSKLVTRNPEEGVEMLSRVISFDEVVKTSIETFRNTFGTDPDVAACAPGRVNLIGEHVDYNDGFVLPMALQMATVIVGRRNGTESCCNVVTCSDGIQEDAKRAQFDSSAIAKGSPKWLNYVKGVMFHYRQPVPGFDAVIHTNVPVGSGLSSSAALEVSTLTFLEQLTGQRAGSGSAADGAKICQRAEHTFANVPCGIMDQLIAIGGRADHALLIDCRSLETEPIPFAASGLAVLICNSSVKHELSSSEYPVRRKQCQDALALMGLASYRDATLDHLKALENANEVLVRRARHVITEIQRTTEAANALKANDFVKMGQLMTESHRSLSEDFDVSCHELDLLVEATLAARGVLGTRMTGGGFGGCTVTLLERSALADVVKEVDTIYSRKTGGKYRARFYLAEASDGTRPIDLSKYLG, via the exons GAACCCGGAAGAAGGCGTCGAAATGCTGTCCAGGGTAATTAGTTTTGATGAGGTTGTTAAAACATCAATCGAAACGTTCCGCAACACGTTCGGCACCGATCCGGACGTGGCCGCCTGTGCACCGGGCCGGGTCAACCTAATCGGGGAGCATGTCGACTACAACGATGGCTTCGTCCTGCCGATG GCACTGCAGATGGCCACGGTAATCGTGGGCCGACGGAACGGTACCGAGTCGTGCTGCAACGTGGTCACCTGCTCCGACGGTATCCAGGAGGACGCAAAGCGGGCCCAGTTCGACAGTAGCGCCATCGCCAAGGGATCACCCAA ATGGTTGAACTACGTGAAGGGCGTGATGTTCCACTATCGTCAACCGGTGCCCGGGTTCGATGCGGTCATCCACACCAACGTACCGGTCGGTAGCGGACTGTCCAGTTCGGCCGCGCTCGAAGTGTCGACGTTAACCTTCCTCGAGCAGCTCACTGGGCAGCGCGCTGGTAGTGG GAGTGCCGCGGATGGTGCGAAGATTTGCCAGCGGGCGGAACACACGTTCGCCAATGTTCCCTGTGGCATCATGGATCAACTGATTGCGATCGGTGGCCGGGCTGACCACGCACTGCTCATCGATTGTCG CTCGCTCGAGACGGAACCGATCCCCTTCGCAGCGTCCGGGCTGGCGGTGTTGATTTGCAACTCGAGCGTGAAACATGAGCTGTCGTCGAGCGAGTATCCGGTACGGCGGAAGCAATGCCAGGACGCACTGGCGCTGATGGGACTGGCAAGCTACCGGGACGCGACGCTCGACCATCTGAAGG CGCTCGAGAACGCGAACGAGGTGCTGGTACGCCGGGCACGGCACGTCATCACCGAGATCCAGCGAACGACCGAGGCCGCCAACGCACTGAAGGCGAACGATTTCGTGAAG ATGGGTCAACTGATGACGGAATCGCACCGATCGTTGAGTGAAGACTTTGACGTGTCCTGCCACGAGCTCGATCTGCTCGTAGAGGCAACGCTGGCAGCGCGCGGTGTCCTGGGCACACGGAtgaccggtggtggctttGGTGGATGTACCGTTACGCTCCTCGAACGCAGCGCGCTGGCCGACGTGGTGAAGGAAGTGGATACGATCTATTCGCGCAAAACGGGCGGCAAATATCGGGCACGGTTTTATTTGGCAGAGGCCAGTGACGGCACGAGACCGATCGATCTGAGTAAATACCTTGGATGA
- the LOC126572332 gene encoding galactokinase-like isoform X3 — protein sequence MLSRVISFDEVVKTSIETFRNTFGTDPDVAACAPGRVNLIGEHVDYNDGFVLPMALQMATVIVGRRNGTESCCNVVTCSDGIQEDAKRAQFDSSAIAKGSPKWLNYVKGVMFHYRQPVPGFDAVIHTNVPVGSGLSSSAALEVSTLTFLEQLTGQRAGSGSAADGAKICQRAEHTFANVPCGIMDQLIAIGGRADHALLIDCRSLETEPIPFAASGLAVLICNSSVKHELSSSEYPVRRKQCQDALALMGLASYRDATLDHLKALENANEVLVRRARHVITEIQRTTEAANALKANDFVKMGQLMTESHRSLSEDFDVSCHELDLLVEATLAARGVLGTRMTGGGFGGCTVTLLERSALADVVKEVDTIYSRKTGGKYRARFYLAEASDGTRPIDLSKYLG from the exons ATGCTGTCCAGGGTAATTAGTTTTGATGAGGTTGTTAAAACATCAATCGAAACGTTCCGCAACACGTTCGGCACCGATCCGGACGTGGCCGCCTGTGCACCGGGCCGGGTCAACCTAATCGGGGAGCATGTCGACTACAACGATGGCTTCGTCCTGCCGATG GCACTGCAGATGGCCACGGTAATCGTGGGCCGACGGAACGGTACCGAGTCGTGCTGCAACGTGGTCACCTGCTCCGACGGTATCCAGGAGGACGCAAAGCGGGCCCAGTTCGACAGTAGCGCCATCGCCAAGGGATCACCCAA ATGGTTGAACTACGTGAAGGGCGTGATGTTCCACTATCGTCAACCGGTGCCCGGGTTCGATGCGGTCATCCACACCAACGTACCGGTCGGTAGCGGACTGTCCAGTTCGGCCGCGCTCGAAGTGTCGACGTTAACCTTCCTCGAGCAGCTCACTGGGCAGCGCGCTGGTAGTGG GAGTGCCGCGGATGGTGCGAAGATTTGCCAGCGGGCGGAACACACGTTCGCCAATGTTCCCTGTGGCATCATGGATCAACTGATTGCGATCGGTGGCCGGGCTGACCACGCACTGCTCATCGATTGTCG CTCGCTCGAGACGGAACCGATCCCCTTCGCAGCGTCCGGGCTGGCGGTGTTGATTTGCAACTCGAGCGTGAAACATGAGCTGTCGTCGAGCGAGTATCCGGTACGGCGGAAGCAATGCCAGGACGCACTGGCGCTGATGGGACTGGCAAGCTACCGGGACGCGACGCTCGACCATCTGAAGG CGCTCGAGAACGCGAACGAGGTGCTGGTACGCCGGGCACGGCACGTCATCACCGAGATCCAGCGAACGACCGAGGCCGCCAACGCACTGAAGGCGAACGATTTCGTGAAG ATGGGTCAACTGATGACGGAATCGCACCGATCGTTGAGTGAAGACTTTGACGTGTCCTGCCACGAGCTCGATCTGCTCGTAGAGGCAACGCTGGCAGCGCGCGGTGTCCTGGGCACACGGAtgaccggtggtggctttGGTGGATGTACCGTTACGCTCCTCGAACGCAGCGCGCTGGCCGACGTGGTGAAGGAAGTGGATACGATCTATTCGCGCAAAACGGGCGGCAAATATCGGGCACGGTTTTATTTGGCAGAGGCCAGTGACGGCACGAGACCGATCGATCTGAGTAAATACCTTGGATGA